A stretch of Cloacibacillus sp. DNA encodes these proteins:
- a CDS encoding proline iminopeptidase-family hydrolase: protein MAVSMKTEYINVPGGFISLNIYGAENSQNIPVLYIHGGPGGNIESFRPMAEMLAEDRTVYLYNQLGCDERSHTGEESLWTPERYIESLGSLIAAIGAPKLHLIGRSWGAYLAAEHVLRVSPSPVISITMISPLVSTKIWIADAKQRLAELGGDYLETVEQCEREHHFDGRYYQDIIKKYNDNFRYRLSTVNRAGHRATPLKPKTASGMMVYRHMWGPSEFTCEGILKDIDITDKLRSIKIAVLLICGEFDQVRQQSCEYYRSLIPGSRMAVIPDASQTSYLEQPHIFYWTLRNFYECF from the coding sequence ATGGCTGTCAGTATGAAAACTGAGTACATCAATGTTCCCGGAGGCTTTATCAGCCTTAACATCTATGGTGCGGAGAATAGCCAAAATATTCCCGTCCTCTACATCCACGGAGGCCCGGGCGGCAACATTGAATCCTTCCGGCCGATGGCGGAGATGCTTGCCGAGGACCGCACGGTATATCTTTACAACCAGCTGGGCTGCGACGAACGTTCGCATACGGGAGAGGAATCCCTGTGGACGCCGGAGCGGTATATAGAATCGCTGGGCAGCCTTATCGCCGCCATCGGAGCTCCCAAACTTCACCTCATCGGACGTTCGTGGGGCGCATACCTCGCCGCCGAGCATGTGCTGCGCGTCAGCCCCTCGCCCGTAATATCCATCACGATGATCAGCCCGCTCGTCAGCACGAAGATCTGGATAGCCGACGCGAAACAGCGCCTCGCCGAGCTTGGGGGAGACTATCTTGAGACGGTGGAGCAGTGCGAGAGGGAACATCATTTTGACGGGCGCTACTACCAGGACATCATCAAGAAATACAACGATAACTTCCGCTACCGCCTCTCGACCGTCAACCGGGCGGGCCACCGGGCGACGCCGCTCAAGCCGAAGACGGCCTCCGGCATGATGGTCTACCGCCACATGTGGGGGCCCAGCGAATTTACCTGCGAGGGTATCCTGAAAGATATAGACATCACCGACAAACTGCGCAGCATCAAGATCGCGGTGCTGCTGATATGCGGAGAGTTCGACCAGGTCCGCCAGCAGAGCTGCGAATACTACCGTTCGCTGATACCCGGTTCACGTATGGCCGTCATCCCCGACGCCTCCCAGACCTCTTATCTCGAACAGCCGCACATCTTCTACTGGACGCTGCGCAACTTCTATGAGTGTTTCTAG
- a CDS encoding QueT transporter family protein: MENKRFFTTHRIALSALIAALYTGITFVLAPISFGPVQFRVSEALTLLPFCLPEAVPGLFIGCLVSNMLGGFGLTDIILGSAATLAAAWMTAKMPNVWLAALPPVVINAVVVGAYIAVLSATPMLLSMLYIGVSQAVICYAIGIPLILYIKRSKILEKYR, translated from the coding sequence ATGGAAAATAAAAGATTTTTTACCACGCACAGAATAGCGCTCTCCGCCCTGATCGCCGCCCTCTATACGGGAATCACCTTTGTCTTGGCGCCGATATCCTTCGGCCCTGTCCAGTTCCGGGTCTCCGAGGCGCTGACGCTGCTGCCCTTCTGTCTGCCGGAGGCGGTGCCGGGCCTCTTTATCGGCTGTTTGGTCTCAAATATGCTTGGCGGCTTCGGATTGACCGATATCATCCTCGGTAGCGCGGCGACCCTTGCCGCCGCCTGGATGACGGCGAAGATGCCTAACGTTTGGCTCGCGGCCCTGCCGCCTGTCGTCATCAACGCCGTTGTGGTCGGCGCCTATATCGCCGTGCTCTCCGCAACGCCGATGCTTCTGTCCATGCTCTACATCGGCGTGAGCCAGGCGGTCATCTGTTACGCCATCGGCATACCCTTGATCTTATACATCAAACGTTCAAAAATCCTTGAAAAATATCGCTGA